The Engraulis encrasicolus isolate BLACKSEA-1 chromosome 22, IST_EnEncr_1.0, whole genome shotgun sequence sequence GGTTATTACTTACTTGCGCTGAAAACAGCGAACACGCAGGAAGGTAAGAGCTTGTGTGtacattaatttatttattttacatacaACAACCTTGTTTTCTGCTAGTTTTTGATGCCATGCATTTCGTGGGATGTTTTTAAAACTGAAAGTGAATGTAGGTAAGCAGGAAGTATGTGCGTAATTGTCATGTAGTATCCGATATGTTCATGAGATCCAATACTAGATGTCAGTCACAAGGTGAATTCTTTCCTTTACTTCAGCACTGCTGCACATCATAATTTTGACTGATTAAAAACAGATTTCAGCATACATTCGAAAGATCATTTGAGCAAGAACGAGTGTTGACATTGGCATGTCCATGGCTCTGGTTTGCGCGGCGGAATAGGTCTGAGCGGTGCACATTGctgataaaaaataataaaataaaataactagGAATGTCAAAACTAACAAATATTCGACCTATTTTACTGACAGGGTCATGTCCCGTTCTAAAATGCGacgtgtccctttaagagtaatGCAACCAGGAAGTGATCATATGAAAAGGAAGAgcgcttgcttgctttgttgttTCCAGTACACGATACATGTATCCGATAGATACATTGGGGTAGCCAGAGGGAAGCTCACGGTAACAATGTATTGTCGTTTCGCCTGTTGTTGTAACTAATGCGTTTTCCACTGTTATCTTGCAAACATGAACAGATCTCAGCTGAAGCGCTCACGAATATTGAGGATGGCGCTCGCTGGCTCTGCGGACTCCACGGATCTGGATGGATCCACCGAGAGTTTTATTGGAAGGTCCTTGAAAATCGCTTTCGTGGTGGCACTGTACTGGTTCATCTCCATCACTATGGTTTTCCTAAACAACTATCTTCTGGATAATAAAGATCTGGATGCACCGCTTTTTGTCACCTTCTTCCAGTGCCTGGTCACCGTGGGACTGTGCCGATTAATGTATTTTCTGTCCACATTATTCCCTGGCAAAATTGACTTTCCCTCAATGAAGTTTGACCTCAAAGTGTCCCGAGAAGTTTTACCTCTCTCCATTGTGTTCATTGCGATGATAACATTCAACAACCTCTGCTTGAAACATCTCGGGGTGGCCTTCTACACCGTTGGGCGCTCGTTGAGCACAGTGTTTAACGTCATTTTCTCATATACAATTCTGAAGCAGACAACATCCTTCAAAGCACTATTGTGTTGCGGGGTGATTTTGGGTGAGTATCACTAACGTCACATCATATTTGGATTCATTCTTCTTTTATGGCTAAAGGGCATGACTCATGTGTGTTGCCACGGCACGGCATAGTTTACTGTGATGGTACCAGAGGACTTTTCTAATGGTATGGAAAGTCTGGTCATGCAGACTATAACTAGGTAAATGCTGCAAAAGCTCAAGCTGTAACTTAAAACCTGTGGTCTGGTCGTTTTCCGCGCCTTGACCCACTTCCCCCTCTTTGTCCTTTCAAGGAAGAATCAGATTACCTGAGTTAGGCTACCTGTGTTTGACAACAGTGACAGTTTGGTTGTTCCGGACACTTTCATTCCTCTCAGGATTTTTTAATGTATCACTATTaaatgtctgatgtgtgtgttctTCCTTCTCAGGAGGGTTCTGGCTTGGAGTGGACCAAGAGGGTGCCTCTGGCTCGCTGTCCTGGACGGGGGTCTTCTTTGGCCTCCTGGCCAGTGCAAGCGTGTCCCTCAATGCCATCTACACTAAGAAGGTCATGCCAGTGGTGGACGGCAGCATCTGGAAACTGTCCTTCTACAACAACCTGAACGCATGCGTCCTTTTCCTGCCCCTCATTGTCGTGTTTGGAGAGCTGGGCAGCCTCTTTCATTTCAGCCGTTTGGGAGATCCTCAGTTTTGGGGCATGATGACCGTTGGGGGCGTGTTTGGCTTTGCCATTGGATACGTCACTGGCCTGCAGATCAAATTCACCAGCCCACTGACTCACAACGTGTCGGGCACAGCCAAGGCCTGTGCACAGACGGTCATCGCGGTGGTGTACAACCAGTCCAGTAAGTCTTTCCTGTGGTGGACCAGTAACATGATGGTACTTGGGGGCTCGTCTGGATATACGTGGGTGAAAGGTATGGAAATGAAGAAGGCCCCCGTCCCAGTACAACAAGTGACAGTGTCAAAGGACATGGATGAGAAAAGTCGGCCGGATGTATAAGACATCTAAGACAGAACATAGAACCCTTACAGAGAATGTGGTACACAGCCATCTCAAAAACAGCCCAGAGGAACACCGAAAAATGGAGACCTGCCTTTCCTTTTTATCCACGCCATATTTTGTTAAATGTGTCTGCTGTTTGTCTAATCATCTGGTCATTGTCTGTTTGTGAAACTCACcttatgatgtttttttttattacaattttgttttttaaactgcTGATTTTTGTATAATGATAATCCAAATCTTGTGGCAGCATACAATCATTATGGGATCATacttcatgtacagtacactcagtggacactttattaggaacacctctctagtgctgggttggacccccttttgccttcagaacggccttaactgcctgcaacaatattcCGGTAGGCTGTTGCATTCCAAGAGAGATAAATttgtactaattggcccaaattgtgcttagaaaatatccttatgtcattatatctccagcctgaaacgttgatgtaaggcagggtcgatccatgttttcatgttgttgacaccaaattctgaccattccacctgagtgttgctgTAGATACagtatcaagactcatcagacctgGCAACATTtatccgatcttctagtgtcgttcatagtgagcctgtgcaaattgttgcctcattttcctgttcttagctgacaggagtggcagcaaatgtgtttttctgctgctgtagctcaTTTGCCTCAatttttgatgtgctgtgtaatcagagattctcttAACCATACATctgttatttgacttaatgttgcatttgtatcagctcaaaccagtctggccattctcctctgacctctgccatcaacaaggcatttttgcccacagaaccgCCGCTCactgtatatttttttatttttcgcactattctttgtaaaccctagagatggttatgtgtgaatatcccagtagatcagtattttctgaaatacttaaatcaagccctttcggcaccaacagccatgccatgttcaatgtcatttaaataacctttcttccccattatgatgctcgatttgaactgcatcagatcatctcgaccgtGGCTACATGCGtgaatgcattgagttgccaccatgtgattgggtgatcagaaatttgcctcaatgaacagttgtaaaagTGTTCCTATTAAAGtagccggtgagtgtatatcacAGTAGGTAGGTGTGCATCAAATACCCTGGCAAGCCAGACTTCAACATGAAAACTATACTCTGGCACCCCATCATTAGCGAAGCTGTGAAATCAGCGGTTGGCTTTCAAACTGGTTCAGACTGCATGTAATAAGCCAGCACAGCCGTGTATTCACCATGCTGGCCTTCCCCAATGACTCAGATTCAAATAGAGAAAAACAACCGATACACATAGACTGAGCGTTATGATTGAAGGACGGGTGTAGCATGCTTTTGGATTATCTCCTATGGCGCAGTTCTGGACCAATTTGCAAAGCAAAAAAATGGTCTGTGGCTATGCAGGGTTTACTAGGCTAGGGGTTTAATCTTGTCGTTTGTCCTTCCTTAAAATTCGTACATGATTTCAATAATTGCCTTGGCCTTTATTTTTTATAATCATTTGACACTTGTGTTGTAACTGTAAGGTTTTGTGTGTCTTCTTGTACATAAGTTATTGATGACCTAAAGCCATGCAAACTGTAATG is a genomic window containing:
- the slc35c1 gene encoding GDP-fucose transporter 1 isoform X1, which codes for MNRSQLKRSRILRMALAGSADSTDLDGSTESFIGRSLKIAFVVALYWFISITMVFLNNYLLDNKDLDAPLFVTFFQCLVTVGLCRLMYFLSTLFPGKIDFPSMKFDLKVSREVLPLSIVFIAMITFNNLCLKHLGVAFYTVGRSLSTVFNVIFSYTILKQTTSFKALLCCGVILGGFWLGVDQEGASGSLSWTGVFFGLLASASVSLNAIYTKKVMPVVDGSIWKLSFYNNLNACVLFLPLIVVFGELGSLFHFSRLGDPQFWGMMTVGGVFGFAIGYVTGLQIKFTSPLTHNVSGTAKACAQTVIAVVYNQSSKSFLWWTSNMMVLGGSSGYTWVKGMEMKKAPVPVQQVTVSKDMDEKSRPDV
- the slc35c1 gene encoding GDP-fucose transporter 1 isoform X2, giving the protein MALAGSADSTDLDGSTESFIGRSLKIAFVVALYWFISITMVFLNNYLLDNKDLDAPLFVTFFQCLVTVGLCRLMYFLSTLFPGKIDFPSMKFDLKVSREVLPLSIVFIAMITFNNLCLKHLGVAFYTVGRSLSTVFNVIFSYTILKQTTSFKALLCCGVILGGFWLGVDQEGASGSLSWTGVFFGLLASASVSLNAIYTKKVMPVVDGSIWKLSFYNNLNACVLFLPLIVVFGELGSLFHFSRLGDPQFWGMMTVGGVFGFAIGYVTGLQIKFTSPLTHNVSGTAKACAQTVIAVVYNQSSKSFLWWTSNMMVLGGSSGYTWVKGMEMKKAPVPVQQVTVSKDMDEKSRPDV